The sequence GAAGACACTCAATGCACTATCTGTCGAAATCACTTGTTTGCAAATCGTTACAAATGTGGGTTCATCTTGTTTGTTGACACCCGCTGATCCTTAGGCGTATCGTGTcccagctttgatctctgCGCCACATGTTATCAGAAAGTCGAAGAGATTCATCCAGCCCAcactttcctctctctgCCTGACAAACTTCTTCCATCAGCCACTTCTTTGGGTTTAGAAGAAGTATCGCCACCACCTCGTGTCGTTCCGCAGCCAACCCGTCATCCAGGAGCATTTTGCCATAACTGCCTTCAGGATATTGTGGGTCCGAGATTTCATTGCGCTGTTTGTGCGGTAGACCTATGTATACAATGTGAAGCTGTCGTACTGGAAGTCAATGGTACGAGTCACACCGCGGATCATATtatgatgaaggtgagtatgcTTTTATTCAATTCACTCCTGTTTAGCTGACTTTCCTCTGTCAGATACCGGtccccatctcctccactcaAGTCGATGCCGTCTCTCGTCGAGCCAGAGATCGTTGGTTTCAGCAGGACCGTACTGTGGCTGCGGGCACCATTTCAGGTGATGGTGAAGCTtcatcgagatcatcctcgCCTACCAATGATACGGTGTATGCTCCTACGACTAATCGCGACAGATTACAAACACCTCCCACTGTCGCTATCACCACACGAGATGCCCTCGATCATGCTTTGCGGTGTGGCAATTGCAATGAGTGGATCATGGGGAGGAGATTCCAATGCGCAAATTGCCCATCTGACCCCGAGGGATATAATCTGGTGAGTCTCAGGCAGACCAGACCGAGTCGACCGGGACTAATCATCTTGAGTGTAGTGTTCTATCTGCGAGCTGCGCTCCTATCGTGTTCACGACCCAACGCATGTATTCCTGAAGTTCGACCGTCCAGTCCACGCACCAATCCGATCCTCTCGGCCCGTCCTGCCGCTCCTATACCGGCAGCCGGTGGGTAAAGTACCGACGTCGGCGCTGTCTTCGATCAATCCGAGAGACCCCACTGCCTATTTGAAGCATCTTCTGCATCGGGAAACGCTATGTGATGTTCATGGTGACCAGATCCGTGGGGTCTGGCTTCGTTGCTGCCACTGTGCCGCCGGCTACGATCTGTGCCAGGAGGCAGAAAGAGCCTCTCATCATGATCCAACCCATGGTGAGTGCAAATTAGGGTCAAGCGCAGGATCAGGCTGATTTTGCGCGCATAGTTTTCGTTCTGTTCAAATCTCGAGTCGACATGGCTGCTTTCCGAGCTCTGGCAGATCTTGGGGGTGCTCAGCCCAAGCCGTTATTGAAACAACGGGTGTATGTATCGTGAGACATGTGCGCTGGTCAAAATGTTGTATGCATTACGCTAGTATAATTGAGATCCATTCTCTCAAAGATGCACGTTACATGTCTACTCATAGCGAAGATTTAGTTAGTGTCCAAGCTCTATATATATAGTACCCGTCCGTGTCATGTCTATCGATAGTCCATCAAAGCGTTTAATCCCTCACACTGTGTTCATCACAGAACTCCTGTATGCGTCCGATTACATCAACCATCACTTCCGAGGGAGTGCCCAATACTATCCTGAAGTATCCGGGCATACCGAAACAGAGTCCTGGCAGGACAAACACTGCTTGCTCATCATAAAGTGCCGTGGCAAATGCGACATCGTCTCTGATCGAAGGGAAAGCGGCAGTATCGATCTTGACGAAACTGTACATCGCACCGCTAGGGAACGTGGTGCTCAGGCCTGGTGCATCACTGATTCCTTGGTAGACTATCTTTGCGAGGAGCTGAAGCTCATATGATCAGCGAACAGAACATCACAAAGCGATCGGACATCGGACATCGGACATCAAAAGGGACgcagaactcacctctatcTTGTTGATGACCTCGTCATACCATTCCGGCTCGGTAGCTAGAATAGAGGGCAATGCACTCTGTATCAAACTGTTCGGGCCCATGAACCGGTTACCCCAACATTGCATCCCTGATTTTATGCTGGAAGCCACTCCGAGAGGATCATGCAAGCACAGCCAGCCGAAACGCCAGCCAGGAACTAGGAACCGCTTCGATAGACCCGaaagggtgatgatgggtacGGATGTCGAAAGTGACGCCAATGGTGTGAATGGGCTTGACCACGTCTACGACATGCTAGTATCAGCTGACTTTCTATTACGGGCGAGGGCGGGTAACTGTAAACTGACCATATGACCATAGATTTCATCTGCAATGATTGGTACCTTGTGCTTGTCTGCGATTTCCAAGATATCTTTCAAAGCTTGCCGACTGTAGTTGCTTCCGCATGGATTACTTGGATTGTTCTATTATCTATCAGCGACATGTCAAATCAAGGAATATCTCACCAAGGATATGATAAACTCACGACCAATATCGCTCGGGTGTTCTCATCGCACAGAGTATCTATcatctccaaatccacctcccagtccttctcttccacaCAGTCATAATATCGTATCTCGGCATCTAGATTCGCCAGTAGCGCAGTGTATTGGGCAAATCCAGGTCGAGGTAAAAGGATGTTGGACCGCTCAACCGAGGCGGGAGGAATCATCACTGAGAATAGCAAGTCCAAGCCTTGACCTACACCATGAGTCTGAATGTGCATCACAGTTAGCTCCGTCTCTGTGGACCAGGAGAGGGGAATTACAGTACTCACGAGGACGATATCGCTGATATCGTATTTCACCCTATCCCATCGACCATGATAATCCACTACAGCCTGTCGAGCTTCCGTGGACCCGACACCATTCAAATACCCATTCGATCCTCCTCCGATCACCGCTTTGGCAACAGCTTCAATCGCAGCAGGCGGAGGTGGGTGAAGAGGGTAATGAGTTGGGTCACCCAGACCCAGGTTGATAGGTGTTTTGGAGCAGCTGGGCTGATTGGCAGTGATGGATGCTAGAGTCTCCCTTATGGGGTTACGAGAGCGTCCCTACAAACAAGGTCGGTCAGCGATTGAGTTGATCGACTGAATGATGTATCAACTCACTACAGCTGGGGACGCGCGGACGTTCCATTCCCTTTTCGATCCAACGTTCACTTCTTTCacaggaggatgagtggaTGAGTCTTGAGCAGCGATCAATTGAAGGTCTGGCATATTGCGGAGATCTGGATGAACAAGCTGGAATTTGATCTAGAGTAGTATAATTATACTCTAACAAGGATTTCTTTCTATACACAAGTTAATGTTGGGGGTTGGTGAAACGCAAAGATGATTTGAGTCAGTAAGAGATAGGGAAGTATTCAAGAAAAGCATCATGCAGTCTGAGGTATATATAGACATTCAGCAAACAGGGTCATCTGCGATATTCATCGGTTGCATTGAGAATATGTTTGAGTGGGTATCGAATGACATTGCAGCGATAAAGTGAGATGTCAATACATTTCCTTATCTCACCTGAAATTAATTTTCATTTCTCGGGAAAACATGACAATCACTCGCGCTGTTGACTTGAGTTCCGGCCGGGTGACCGAGGTCCGATCAAGGTCCGGCCGGCTCATACAAGACTGTCGCATAAGATCGTATTCACATGTGTGTGGCATCTAGATGCGTATATATCACATGATATCAACTTGAGTCTATTGTAAATATCTACAAGTGGTAAAATGAGTTCACTCTGTATTTCTATATTACAGTACATACCATAAATGTCGTTCTAATTATTCTACACTTCTATAAAGCCGTACCTTCAGGCATCACCTGCTCAGCTAATCCCATACCGGTCCTCATCAGATCCAAGCGGGTAGAGAAGATTTCCGCAAGGAGAAACGCCGCGAAAGAGGGATCAGTCCAGTAAGACAGATGGGCGGTTATCATATCTGAATATGTATACATTCGATCAGCTGTCAAATTGCTGAAACAGATGAGATCACTTCTCACCTAAATATTCGCTAACACCTGCTGACGGTAGGTAGAAATCGACATTACCATGAGGGTTCAAAGCTGAAAATCTACGCTCGCCACGAGTGCCCTCTAATCGTTCTTCTCCACTTGGTCCCGACATCTGCATCAGGGGTGTCAGCATAGGCATACGTGTTTGACTactcgaactcacctcgatccCACTTGGTAAGCGAATCACACCAGGACGAGCAGGCTTCTTCTCACCAGAGGTGGCTCCACCAAGATACGAGGGCAAGTATTTGGAGATGCTGCTGAAACTGTCTGTGACTGGTGCATAAAAAGGAGCAGTCACCGAAGTGATAGCTAAAGGAGGACGGCGAGCCGATAACTTCACATCGACAGCGGCGTTGAGTTGATACCTAAAGTCACTTCAGCGAACAGCTTATGACAAAGCAAGAGATCCGACTTACGCTACGGGATCGGTGTAGTAGAAGATGTTGTATAACCTGTATTATCGGTCAACTCAATGTCATTTCACGTCATGTTCCTGTCAGATAACTCACGAATCGATTGCCAAACACCCGTACTTGCCCGCTCGGTCCAACTGCAAACGCACCGTATTCAGCATTCAGCAAAGTGCACTTGTCAAGTTTGCTTTACTCACAGCTTCGTCTTGAGGCGAATGCATCGTCCTGTCTCTGCCCTTTCTAGGCATTAATTGAGCTTGCTCCAGATGCAAGAAGATACCCAATGGACTACCGCACAGGAAGAGATTGCTCGTGTTGAACAGGAATCTGTCCCGAGTTTGAGTAATCACTTGCTTCGGCAGCTGCGTTAGGGTTGGCATCTTCGTAGGCTGATTAGACAGAATCTGTGCAGCCAAGGCAGAACCGAGCTATATTATAACAATATTAGACAACAGTTGCCGATATCATGAAGACCTGCTCACCGAATGACCTATAATGTGAACCCGCCCATATTTTTCAAACTCGGGATTTCGAGCAATCCATAATCTATACAGCTTGTTGGCTTGGAGACAAACCGCTTCTATCATCTTCTGTCTGTGGTGTGACATGTACAGCGGGATGTCCAGGAGTACCTAAGAAGGAGTCAGAAGGTGATATTTTAACCTAGAAATAAAACGACTCACAGCGTTTGTAAGCTCTCGCACATATGGAATGGACTTGTTCATGGTGATGTCTAAGAAGGTTCGGTATCAGTCAATTTTCATTTTCAAAAAAAAACCACCGACTTACCTGCTATGGTAAAGCGGTTATCCATACCATGTTCTCTGTCCTCATCGGTCTTCTCGTCATCGAGATCGATAGACGTACGCCACTGAACAGGTAGGATCTGGACGTAGCGGGTCAATCAAGCTGTAGCATAGCGAGATTGGTCGAGACTTACTTGACATCGACGATCTCGTATAATAGATGCGAGAGCAGGATTTGTAGATTGTTTCCTGAGAACGGGTAAGCTGAAGCAAGCGTTAGATAGGGTCTACTCACCTCAAGACCTGACGCAGTTGATTCCCAGCGTAACTGTGACGACTATGAGCTGTTGAATTGGATCTGTCTCATACGAAATACTCACACAAAGTTATACGCCTCATACTGCGTAGCAAGTTGTTGACCTAGACTCAATGATCAGCATGTCACCGATTTGACCAACATACACTCACCTATTCCATGAATAACGAGGATCAGGTCTGTACATGGCgcgtcatcctcctccgcGTCAACCTGTAGTTCTCGTCAGCTTACGAAGGATATCtatgagaagaaaagaatcactcaccacaggagcattctcctcctccaaagcATCTCTTGTATCTGCAGAAAGCCCTACCGGACGTTTAcgcttctcatcatccttgagCTCTTCCAGGCTTTTCTTGACCCCACTAAGCGTTTCACCAGCACTAAGACCCAGCCCCTTTACTGCAGCACCAACGACGATTTCGGTCCTATCACCGAGTTGATCCTTGTGAGACCTATCATTGGAAAGAGCCCGATGGTGCATTGAAGGCGATTTCTCCATAATAGCAGATCGTTGACTACTGTTGCTACCTCGACGAGAATGAGGTCGACTCCTTCCAGGCGAGCcttcgatcttctctttACCAGACGCGGCAGCTGCAGGAGCAAAACCCCTATACACATAAGTACCGGAAGGCTTTGCTCTGAGAGATGCCCAGAAAGCACGGGTGATGTAGGTGAGCGCGCCGGTACTAAGATGGACAGGATCAGCTTCGTCCATTATGCAAAATGACCAGATTACTCACGTGATCAAGCGGCCTTTCTCTCCGTCCTCGAATATTATACCTAATCCTTGTCCAAATTTCGCCGGAAGAGAGTATTTCAGCTTCTCCTCCCCCGATGCTCCCAGAGACATGGCAGTAGCCAACTCGTGCTTGTACGACGGTTGCCATGGCTGAATTTCCCTATGGTCTCGACGCATCAGTGATGGAGTGGGCTTAGATGGAACATACGTACAGGTAAgccctctcaatctcctcggCCAGTTCCCACGAGCAAGGTCGTGTTTCGTTCTCCACAAACCACGTCCCCCTCAACACAGGTACCCTTGATCCCGTATGCGCCCAGAAGACTGGATGTAAAGAGAGAGTGGGTAATGATACCTCGAATAGGGAGTCCTGGCaggtggatgatcatgagTAACGAGTAAACCCTTGAGGGGAAATGACTCACTTGGCTGACGGGTACGCCTTGAATGAGCTCAAAATCTTCATACTCCCTTTGTCCTTTTCCCATCAACTCCTTATATTTCTGTTCCAAGTTATCTAGAGGTTCTTCATCCACCCTACTCTGCTCTTCACCGGATCTTATGTGCTCTTGATCAGGTACATCTCCAttacccctcttctccttcacttTATCAtccagaggatgagaacTTGCGGACGCTACAGAGTGCACACTGGTGACACTTTCCCTCCTAGCTTTATCTttatccttgtccttgtccttcttttccttcttcttcgttcgaGCGGGAGCACCCTCGCCTTCATAGCTGCCCCATTCCCTTATTATCTTGCGCTTCTCATCGTCTGACAATTGCAGCCATCTTTCTTCTATCCTTAGTGACTCGCTCTGAGAAAAGGATTTGTAAGTGGTCGAAGCGGAGGTGATGGGTGTAGgaaggaggtcgaggtgttGAGCACCGGCATGGACCCAACGATAGTCTAGGATAGGTGTGGGTAAGAGAGGTGGTGTATCAGGAGGGGGAGCATCTGGGGGTAGAGCTGCCATGATGCTGtggaagtggtggtggtcaggagatgaaggagaagaggacgagcAGAGTATAGAGAAGATTAGATTAGAGTGTATGAAACTGAAACTGTTGCTGGGTGGCAAAGACATGTACGAGTAACTGCAGTGACGTTATTTGTTTTGGTTATCAGTTGGATGACCACGTGACATGACCATACCCATGACCCCCTCATATCTTTGTACCATCCATGCACAGAAGCGTATAGAGTACTACTATAGCATACCAATAGAGTATATACATAAACAGGTCACGCAGTCTCCCTCTCACTTCTGTATACAACGGGAGAGCATGACCCCATAACACACTAGTCGTATATAAGGTATCTTCCAAAATCTTAATATACACATCCAGGAAACCTTTCAAGATATTGTCCATTGGTCGTTTCACGCAATTCATACATTGTATCCTTGAGCCCTAAGCATTCTTGCCCATCTATCAAAATAAAAAGGAAATTCAGATCAGTAAGGACTTTGCTATCAGATTCCAGTCAAAGACTTACTGCTCTTTTTGCAAATTAGCTTCCTCGAGTTCCCTTTTCAATTTCTTATTCTGCAAATCTAGCTCATTACGGCTGGCTTTGGTCATTCGAAGATCGTTTTGAAGAGCATTGAACGCTTCAGTCTCAGGTAACTGAGCATCATTGAACATCCCATCGAGTTCTGTGTTGAAAGCCTGTTTCGCGTTAGCTGACTCCCAACTACATCATGACATACCTCATATATCACGTCTAGCTCAATTTGGGCGTCTCCTAGTTGACGTTGAAGTAGCTCCTGCTGCTCTTTGGAGCGTATGACTTGTCCCTGCAAGATCCGTATCTGCTGCGATTGCTATTCAGAAGTCAGGATCAGGAGTTATAAGCCATAGTGTCTCGAGTACACTttatgactcacctgatcgTTCTCCAAAACTAGTTGTTTCGCCATGTTCATCGCTTGATGATTCCCCATCTCAGCTTGTCTCAGATGTCCATCCACCCTGTCAACGATCGAAGTGATGCCTCGAGCACATTCATCCATTACGATAGCATCGATTTCCTGCCTCCCAGAGGAGGATTGACGAGAAGATATCGAGTCAAACGACTCATGATCGACAATACGCTACACTTCGTCAGCTCGTGCTCCACATGCACTGACTCACGTTGATATTCCTTCGCTGCGGTgaacgaggaagagacgTATTCCTCTCTAATCGTTGCACCAGATCTTTCCCTTTACTATCTTTGGTCATCTGCTTTCGCAATCCGGAGATCTCCGATTTCAGTCGTTTGTTTGAACCTAAAGCATCTCGAATCTATCTGTCAGCTCTAGCTCGATGATCTGCCAAACTCACTTTCTTCGATGCAGCATTTAGAGCAGTCTCGAGATCCTGGTATTCTTTCATCTCGACATCCTCGACAGTTGCGTTAGTGGCTACCGAGTTCACCGAATTCTGAGATGCCGAAACCGTCCTCGGAGTAGTGAGAGGTCCAGATGATCTTCGGGCACTGTATTTTCCAGACGATCGGCGGCTGTTTGGTTTGATCGATATAGATGCCTTTGATGAATCAGATACTTCTCTAATATGTAATGGACTTCGGGTAGGAGACCTCTTGCGTGGAGTAAGGTTATCAGCAGACAGTTGTCGCTTGGCCACGAAAGGAGCTGTAGGTGTAGATGGAGGCTCGGTGTTTTCGCAATCTTCGCTATCTTTGAGCGGTACCGTTTCTCTTCCTACAGATATACGTCGACCACCTCCGGATACTATACGAAGTCGAGTATGCGCAGATCCGATTGTCGGTGCTTGAACAAGAACAGGCAAACGAGATGGTAGATTATATGCAGATCCTTGCACTGGGCTTCGAGGACCAATCGGTCGAGGGGAAAGCGGTAtgggtggaagggaagggcTTGGTAGCTGACGAGGGGACGAGAAGATCCGTTCATCGTCCATGATAGACTGCGCCAGAATCGGAAATGTGTGAGCAGGTATTGGTGATGCCGTCGCCCTCGGGGTGGTCTCCATCGTCGGACTAAGCGCTCTGACGGGTGATGGGGTCTTGCGAATACGAAGCGGCGCggtggttggaggaggggattCCGAGCGCACTGCATTGTCAGTGATAGTCTGACATTTTGAGAACTCACAAGTCGCACGCAAGGACGCTTCTGCTTGCTCGAAGGCTTTCTCCTCGACGCTCCTGCGCAGTTCGTCCACACTCTTAGATCCAAGTCTACTCGGGGTCGATGCGACTGATTTACTGTTGTTCTTGGCCATGTCAAGTCGAGCATTAAGATCGAGCTCGCTCTGCCCCATATCCGCTTCGTATGGCGCGCCAGCGATGAGTTCTCGAGAGCTCTTGGACAGACCCTCACTCGGCGAAGTGGATCGGTATGACAGTCGTTTCCTGGAGCTTTCGTTGGTCAAGTCCAAAGTGGATGACCTACTGCCAGTTGATCTCGAAGCTTTGGTACTGAACACATCACTCCTGCCAGATACACTTCCGACACCAAACAGGTTTCGAGAGATGGCGTCGAGATTAAGCATCGACGGTCGAAGTCTGTGAGAAGCCGCAGAGGGAGTCGTTGGACATGATGTAGATCCCGTCCTAAACTTGAAGATACCATATTTGTGTACTGAATGTCAGCGCTGCCTCCAGCAGATGAGACTCACCAGTCGTGACCACACGGTCCATGATTTCGCTGATATCGATAACCATCCGATCTTCATCAACAGCATCTGCAGTGGAGTAGGAGAAACGACAGAGGCCGCCAGTCATGGGTTGAAGACGGATGCACAGCAGAGGTCCATCTTCGCCCACGGGTAAATTGCTTGCCATTCCTTCTTCGTCGATATGCACCGCGACTTTCGCCTGTACGCATATAAATCAGCAAAACAACCTTTCCTAGGGCAGAGACGCACCTTTCGATGGTCCAGCCATCCATTTCGTTCCCAGACATCCCAATAACATCTTGCTCTGCCCATGGGATCTCCCGCTCCTTCCAACGACAGCTCGTGCTCACTCATGAGTGCTCTTGGGACGCTCCTTGGGTCCTTTGTTGACATCTTCGTTCGCGCTAGAGCTTGGGCTGCCCAGAGATTCTGAATAAAACGAAGCTTGTCTCGTCTGGTGGCCACAGGATCGAGAGCGGTGGAAAAGGGGGGATGTACGGTGGTGTAGGATCGAAAGGGGCGGGATGACCATCTTCCGGATTGATCCAGGGGTGGTCGTTCGAAGAAAAGGTGGAAGTCTAACAATTCAGCTTTACTCTCAAACACGTggaactcacctccattTCCAGTATCCGACGCAATGACATCTAAGATATCCACCTGCCCTCGGAAACTCAACTTATCCTTTTTGATTGGGTTCTTTTCCATCACTGAGACTCCTCTGACAAGCTTCTGTATATCGTCAGTCCCGGTGACCTTCCGACCGCTGATCGAGCTTGACTGTCGTTTGACGATCATTAATTTGTCATCAAAGAGGAAAAGTGTGCAGTTGAGGGGCGTTGCGGCGGCATGGGCGGTAGGAGGTGATTGGGAGGTCAACGATCCGAATGATGCCATAGATGGATTGgagtttgatgagattgataatGGTCGAGAGCCCAATGACGAAAGTGGTCtggaagggggagatgaTACTGTGGGATACTCTGCGGGCAGATCTTCTACATCAACAGCGTCGATATAGTCTCGACTATTGCTGAACAATTTGGCCTATAAGCGGGATCAGCTATCACATCAATCTACATTCCTTTTCACTCACTGGGAAGTTGTCGATATTCCTCTCCAAGTGATACATGACCGTGGCCCTCACAGTCTGCGGATCAGGATCGCATCTGGCTATCCCCGAAGCAATCTCGATTGCCTCCAGCAGTTtcgcatgttgacttgaGATAGGTGACATGCATTTGATCATGGCTAATCTGTCAGCGATAGCTCGATTGGGTGTTTACTTACATTGCCATAGTAGCGTATACCTCGGGATCCTCTGAACAGGCTCCATCAACAGC comes from Kwoniella bestiolae CBS 10118 chromosome 1, complete sequence and encodes:
- a CDS encoding tyrosine aminotransferase; protein product: MPDLQLIAAQDSSTHPPVKEVNVGSKREWNVRASPAVGRSRNPIRETLASITANQPSCSKTPINLGLGDPTHYPLHPPPPAAIEAVAKAVIGGGSNGYLNGVGSTEARQAVVDYHGRWDRVKYDISDIVLTHGVGQGLDLLFSVMIPPASVERSNILLPRPGFAQYTALLANLDAEIRYYDCVEEKDWEVDLEMIDTLCDENTRAILVNNPSNPCGSNYSRQALKDILEIADKHKVPIIADEIYGHMTWSSPFTPLASLSTSVPIITLSGLSKRFLVPGWRFGWLCLHDPLGVASSIKSGMQCWGNRFMGPNSLIQSALPSILATEPEWYDEVINKIELLAKIVYQGISDAPGLSTTFPSGAMYSFVKIDTAAFPSIRDDVAFATALYDEQAVFVLPGLCFGMPGYFRIVLGTPSEVMVDVIGRIQEFCDEHSVRD